Proteins encoded in a region of the Benincasa hispida cultivar B227 chromosome 2, ASM972705v1, whole genome shotgun sequence genome:
- the LOC120070572 gene encoding isoaspartyl peptidase/L-asparaginase isoform X1 — protein sequence MGWAIALHGGAGDIPHSLPPERRQPREETLRRCLQIGVQALKSQKPPLDVVELVVRELENCPHFNAGRGSVLTTKGTIEMEASIMDSTKRCGAVSGLTTVVNPISLARLVMEKTPHIYLAFDGAEAFAREQGVETTNSSHFITPQNIERLKQAKEANRVQIDYTQPLPQATEQETENANGDSQIGTVGCVAVDNHGNLASATSTGGLVNKMVGRIGDTPLIGAGTYANHLCAISATGKGEAIIRGTVARDVAALMEFKGLSLEEATAYVVESVPKGNVGLVAVSASGEVAIPYNTTGMFRACATEDGYSEIAIWSSKND from the exons ATGGGATGGGCAATAGCTCTTCACGGCGGCGCCGGCGACATCCCCCACTCATTGCCACCTGAACGCCGCCAACCGCGCGAGGAAACCCTCCGCCGTTGCCTGCAGATCGGCGTTCAAGCTCTCAAATCCCAGAAGCCTCCTTTGGATGTAGTTGAACTCGTG GTACGAGAACTCGAAAACTGTCCACATTTCAATGCAGGTAGGGGATCTGTCTTAACAACCAAGGGAACCATCGAAATGGAAGCTAGCATCATGGACAGTACGAAGAGATGTGGAGCTGTTTCTGGGCTCACCACTGTTGTTAATCCCATATCTTTAGCTAGACTTGTTATGGAGAAAACTCCTCATATATATCTAGCATTTGATGGAGCTGAGGCTTTTGCAAGGGAACAA GGAGTGGAGACCACTAATTCAAGCCACTTTATCACACCACAGAACATTGAAAGGCTAAAACAAGCTAAAGAGGCAAACAGAGTGCAG ATTGATTATACGCAACCACTTCCACAAGCCACAGAACAAGAAACTGAGAACGCAAATGGTGATAGTCAAATAGGGACTGTTGGATGTGTAGCTGTTGATAACCACGGGAATTTAGCTTCTGCAACTTCCACTGGTGGATTAGTGAACAAAATGGTTGGTAGGATTGGCGACACTCCATTAATAGGGGCTGGGACATATGCTAACCATCTTTGTGCAATTTCTGCAACTGGAAAGGGCGAAGCCATCATACGCGGTACCGTGGCGAGGGATGTTGCAGCTCTAATGGAGTTCAAGGGCCTGTCTCTTGAAGAAGCAACAGCCTACGTTGTTGAAAGTGTTCCCAAAGGCAATGTCGGTTTGGTTGCTGTATCCGCCTCAGGTGAAGTTGCCATACCTTACAATACGACCGGAATGTTTCGAGCTTGTGCAACTGAAGATGGTTACTCTGAGATTGCCATATGGTCTTCTAAAAATGACTGA
- the LOC120070572 gene encoding isoaspartyl peptidase/L-asparaginase isoform X2: MGWAIALHGGAGDIPHSLPPERRQPREETLRRCLQIGVQALKSQKPPLDVVELVVRELENCPHFNAGRGSVLTTKGTIEMEASIMDSTKRCGAVSGLTTVVNPISLARLVMEKTPHIYLAFDGAEAFAREQNIERLKQAKEANRVQIDYTQPLPQATEQETENANGDSQIGTVGCVAVDNHGNLASATSTGGLVNKMVGRIGDTPLIGAGTYANHLCAISATGKGEAIIRGTVARDVAALMEFKGLSLEEATAYVVESVPKGNVGLVAVSASGEVAIPYNTTGMFRACATEDGYSEIAIWSSKND; encoded by the exons ATGGGATGGGCAATAGCTCTTCACGGCGGCGCCGGCGACATCCCCCACTCATTGCCACCTGAACGCCGCCAACCGCGCGAGGAAACCCTCCGCCGTTGCCTGCAGATCGGCGTTCAAGCTCTCAAATCCCAGAAGCCTCCTTTGGATGTAGTTGAACTCGTG GTACGAGAACTCGAAAACTGTCCACATTTCAATGCAGGTAGGGGATCTGTCTTAACAACCAAGGGAACCATCGAAATGGAAGCTAGCATCATGGACAGTACGAAGAGATGTGGAGCTGTTTCTGGGCTCACCACTGTTGTTAATCCCATATCTTTAGCTAGACTTGTTATGGAGAAAACTCCTCATATATATCTAGCATTTGATGGAGCTGAGGCTTTTGCAAGGGAACAA AACATTGAAAGGCTAAAACAAGCTAAAGAGGCAAACAGAGTGCAG ATTGATTATACGCAACCACTTCCACAAGCCACAGAACAAGAAACTGAGAACGCAAATGGTGATAGTCAAATAGGGACTGTTGGATGTGTAGCTGTTGATAACCACGGGAATTTAGCTTCTGCAACTTCCACTGGTGGATTAGTGAACAAAATGGTTGGTAGGATTGGCGACACTCCATTAATAGGGGCTGGGACATATGCTAACCATCTTTGTGCAATTTCTGCAACTGGAAAGGGCGAAGCCATCATACGCGGTACCGTGGCGAGGGATGTTGCAGCTCTAATGGAGTTCAAGGGCCTGTCTCTTGAAGAAGCAACAGCCTACGTTGTTGAAAGTGTTCCCAAAGGCAATGTCGGTTTGGTTGCTGTATCCGCCTCAGGTGAAGTTGCCATACCTTACAATACGACCGGAATGTTTCGAGCTTGTGCAACTGAAGATGGTTACTCTGAGATTGCCATATGGTCTTCTAAAAATGACTGA